A DNA window from Oscillatoria sp. FACHB-1406 contains the following coding sequences:
- the thiL gene encoding thiamine-phosphate kinase — MSVITVGEIGEQGLLQRVQRFCPTEVIGDDAAIIALTPGKSLVVTTDVLVENVHFSDATTTPEDVGWRATAANLSDLAAMGASPLGITVGLGLRGDIAVNWVESLYKGLQACLKSFNTAIVGGDLCRSPVITVSITAFGQVSPQQAIRRSGARVGDAIVATGYHGASRAGLELLLHPELGQNLSARDRDLFILAHQRPKPRLDVVPILTELVGGRSAGMDSSDGLADAVVQICRASGVGAELDLSAIPLPPGLEGWMGRERALEWALYGGEDFELILCLPEARAAQLVEGLGSPATVIGKIVAHREVIAIDSQGNIPRQVLSLERGFQHF, encoded by the coding sequence ATGAGTGTAATAACGGTAGGCGAGATTGGAGAACAAGGACTGTTGCAGCGCGTGCAGCGCTTTTGTCCGACGGAGGTTATCGGCGATGATGCTGCTATTATCGCCCTAACTCCGGGAAAATCCCTCGTCGTTACTACCGATGTTTTGGTGGAAAACGTTCATTTTAGCGATGCGACGACAACTCCGGAAGATGTCGGTTGGCGGGCGACGGCGGCGAATTTATCCGATTTAGCAGCGATGGGCGCTTCGCCGTTAGGGATTACTGTCGGTTTGGGGTTGCGGGGCGATATTGCCGTAAATTGGGTAGAGAGTTTGTACAAAGGACTGCAAGCTTGCTTAAAGTCTTTTAATACGGCAATTGTTGGCGGAGATCTCTGTCGTTCTCCTGTTATTACTGTTTCTATTACGGCTTTCGGGCAAGTGTCACCGCAGCAAGCGATACGGCGTTCGGGCGCGCGCGTGGGAGATGCGATTGTCGCGACGGGCTATCATGGGGCTTCGCGGGCGGGGTTAGAGTTATTGTTGCATCCAGAGTTGGGGCAAAATTTATCGGCGCGCGATCGCGATCTTTTCATTCTCGCTCACCAACGCCCAAAACCGCGATTGGATGTCGTACCGATTTTAACCGAACTCGTTGGCGGTAGAAGTGCGGGAATGGATAGCAGCGACGGGTTAGCGGATGCGGTGGTGCAAATTTGCCGCGCTTCGGGGGTGGGGGCAGAGTTGGATTTAAGCGCGATTCCCCTACCGCCGGGATTGGAAGGGTGGATGGGGCGAGAGCGGGCGTTAGAATGGGCGCTATACGGTGGCGAAGACTTTGAGTTAATTCTCTGTTTGCCCGAGGCGAGGGCAGCGCAATTGGTAGAAGGTTTAGGAAGTCCGGCGACGGTAATCGGTAAGATTGTCGCACATCGAGAGGTTATCGCGATCGATTCGCAAGGGAACATTCCCCGACAGGTTTTAAGTTTAGAGCGCGGTTTTCAGCATTTTTGA
- a CDS encoding DNA recombination-mediator protein A, translating into MSQSIDIPKIDTLARELAAIQQTSSKRVALLGSRHVPITHQNLIEMMSYALVLGGNQIITSGATGTNSAAIRGAMRADPNLLTVILPQSLERQPLESRKQLEQVVHLVENPDNNNLSLGEASALCNREIVSRCQQLICFAFHDSATLLQTCQEAEAEVKVVTLFYFD; encoded by the coding sequence TTGAGCCAGTCGATAGATATCCCAAAAATTGATACCCTCGCTCGAGAACTTGCAGCTATCCAGCAAACCAGTTCTAAACGAGTTGCGCTTCTCGGTTCCCGCCACGTTCCCATCACTCACCAGAATTTGATTGAAATGATGAGTTATGCGTTGGTGTTAGGGGGAAATCAGATCATCACCTCTGGTGCAACGGGAACTAACTCCGCTGCTATCCGGGGTGCGATGCGCGCCGATCCGAATTTGTTAACCGTGATTTTGCCCCAAAGTTTAGAACGCCAACCGCTAGAGTCTCGCAAGCAACTCGAGCAGGTGGTTCACTTAGTCGAAAATCCCGATAACAATAATCTCTCTTTGGGCGAAGCCAGTGCATTGTGCAATCGCGAAATTGTTTCCCGCTGCCAGCAACTCATTTGCTTTGCCTTCCACGATAGCGCCACATTATTGCAAACTTGTCAAGAGGCAGAGGCAGAAGTCAAAGTCGTGACGCTGTTCTACTTTGATTAA
- a CDS encoding YajQ family cyclic di-GMP-binding protein: protein MASTYSFDIVSDFDRQEMVNTVDQTAREIQSRYDLKDTKSTVELGEDKISINTDSEFTLDAIHGILRAKAAKRNLSLKIFEYGKVESASGSRVRQEVVLKRGISQELAKKISKLIRDELKKVQASIQGDAVRVSSKSKDDLQEVIQLLKQQDYPAALQFTNYR, encoded by the coding sequence ATGGCTTCTACTTATTCTTTTGACATTGTTAGCGATTTTGACCGCCAGGAAATGGTCAATACAGTCGATCAAACGGCGCGCGAAATTCAGAGCCGCTACGATCTTAAAGACACGAAAAGCACTGTTGAGCTTGGGGAGGATAAGATATCGATCAATACCGATAGCGAATTTACCCTCGATGCTATTCACGGCATTCTTAGAGCGAAGGCAGCGAAACGAAATCTTTCCCTGAAAATTTTTGAGTATGGAAAGGTGGAGTCGGCGAGCGGCAGCCGCGTTCGTCAAGAGGTCGTTCTTAAGCGCGGAATCAGTCAAGAATTAGCCAAGAAAATTAGTAAGTTAATTCGCGATGAATTGAAAAAGGTTCAGGCTTCGATTCAAGGGGATGCGGTGCGCGTTTCGAGCAAGTCGAAAGATGATTTGCAAGAAGTGATTCAATTACTGAAGCAACAGGATTACCCGGCTGCACTTCAGTTTACGAATTATCGTTAA
- a CDS encoding sulfite exporter TauE/SafE family protein: MLSLSLTHYQLSIINYPLSIIHYQLSINNIWLLAIGGFISGLLAGILGIGGGTVLVPILVALNAQPVQATATSNLAIVLTSVSGTLQNWRMGYLDRQRVLLLGLPSLVTAQIGAYLGSILPGYLLLSAFSIFLILNIFLVQFRKKLIRDRDTPVTPTFNPTLARLGTGGTAGLLAGLFGIGGGVIMVPLQMLLLGEKIKVAIQTSLGVIVMTSISAVIGHAWRGNVLWFPGLVLGIGGLLGAQISTRFLPKLRDRVVNFSFCALLALLSVYSLWRAWQAYFQ, translated from the coding sequence ATGCTGAGTCTAAGCTTAACTCATTATCAATTATCCATTATCAATTATCCATTATCAATTATCCATTATCAATTATCCATTAATAATATTTGGCTGTTGGCTATAGGAGGATTTATTTCGGGTTTGCTCGCTGGAATTCTTGGAATTGGGGGCGGAACGGTGTTAGTTCCGATTCTCGTCGCTTTGAACGCTCAACCCGTGCAAGCAACAGCCACCAGCAATCTTGCGATTGTCCTTACTTCTGTTTCCGGAACCCTACAAAATTGGCGCATGGGATACCTCGATCGCCAGCGCGTTCTTCTCCTCGGTTTGCCGTCTCTTGTCACCGCTCAAATCGGCGCGTATTTGGGCAGTATTTTGCCGGGATATCTGCTTTTGAGTGCTTTTAGCATTTTTTTAATTCTCAATATCTTTCTCGTCCAATTTCGTAAAAAGTTGATTCGCGATCGCGATACGCCCGTTACCCCGACTTTTAATCCAACCCTAGCTCGATTGGGAACTGGCGGCACGGCGGGATTGCTGGCAGGATTGTTCGGAATCGGCGGCGGTGTCATTATGGTTCCCTTACAAATGCTTCTCCTCGGCGAAAAAATTAAAGTTGCAATTCAAACCAGCTTAGGCGTAATCGTAATGACTTCAATTTCTGCGGTAATCGGCCATGCTTGGCGGGGGAACGTGCTATGGTTCCCCGGATTGGTATTAGGAATTGGCGGATTGCTAGGGGCGCAAATTAGTACGCGCTTTCTGCCGAAATTGCGCGATCGCGTCGTTAACTTCAGTTTTTGCGCTCTCCTAGCTTTGTTGAGCGTTTACTCCCTATGGCGCGCTTGGCAAGCCTATTTTCAATAA
- a CDS encoding HhoA/HhoB/HtrA family serine endopeptidase has protein sequence MRSPVMRRFSTHLIALILGVAIAFGGLRVSSSQADPGQSSNVLNSATTVARETAQLPPPSHSFVADAVRRTGPAVVRIDTERTIAAPPISPFFEDPFFRDFFGDNFSRQMPQERQIQGQGSGFIIDREGFILTNAHVVAGADKVTVKLQDGSTVSGQVRGSDEVTDLAVVKIDNRGGALPVAPLGDSSEVYVGDWAIAVGTPGGLDNTVTLGIISTLDRSSSAVGIPDKRVNFLQTDAAINPGNSGGPLLNDRGEVIGINTAIRPNASGIGFAIPINKAKELKDALAAGKEVPHPFVGIQMTNLTAELAKQSNRDPNSTVRLPEIDGVLVVQVLPDTPAERAGIQRGDVITQVEGQRVTMADQLQNIVEKSGLGSTLRFKLQRGDRNLELSVRTEQLRSRDR, from the coding sequence ATGCGTTCTCCTGTTATGCGTCGATTCAGCACTCACCTTATCGCCCTCATTCTGGGCGTAGCGATCGCTTTTGGCGGCTTGCGCGTTTCCTCATCGCAAGCCGATCCCGGACAGTCCTCGAATGTCCTCAATTCTGCTACTACCGTCGCGCGAGAGACGGCACAACTTCCGCCGCCCTCTCATAGCTTCGTAGCGGATGCGGTACGGAGAACTGGCCCTGCGGTTGTTCGCATCGATACCGAACGAACCATAGCCGCACCTCCAATAAGCCCCTTTTTTGAAGACCCTTTTTTTAGAGATTTTTTTGGGGATAATTTTTCCCGTCAAATGCCTCAAGAACGACAAATTCAGGGGCAAGGTTCCGGTTTTATTATCGATCGCGAGGGATTTATCCTCACTAACGCCCACGTTGTTGCTGGCGCGGATAAAGTCACCGTCAAGCTTCAAGATGGTAGCACCGTCTCCGGACAGGTACGCGGAAGCGATGAAGTAACCGATCTCGCTGTGGTGAAAATCGATAACCGAGGCGGTGCTTTGCCCGTCGCGCCGTTGGGCGATTCTTCCGAGGTGTATGTCGGCGATTGGGCGATCGCGGTTGGAACCCCCGGAGGATTGGATAATACCGTGACTTTGGGGATTATTAGTACCCTCGATCGCTCCTCTTCAGCGGTTGGCATCCCCGACAAGCGCGTTAACTTCCTGCAAACCGACGCAGCGATTAACCCCGGTAACTCCGGCGGCCCATTACTCAACGATCGCGGCGAAGTCATCGGAATTAATACCGCCATCCGCCCCAACGCTAGCGGTATTGGTTTTGCTATCCCCATTAACAAAGCTAAAGAACTCAAGGATGCTTTAGCCGCAGGCAAAGAAGTTCCGCACCCCTTCGTCGGGATTCAAATGACGAACCTCACCGCCGAACTCGCCAAACAAAGCAACCGCGATCCTAACTCTACGGTGCGCCTACCCGAAATTGACGGCGTACTCGTGGTGCAGGTGTTGCCGGATACCCCCGCAGAACGCGCCGGAATTCAGCGCGGCGATGTCATTACCCAAGTTGAAGGACAGCGGGTAACGATGGCAGACCAGTTACAGAATATCGTGGAAAAAAGCGGTTTGGGCAGTACGTTGCGCTTTAAGTTACAACGCGGCGATCGCAACCTAGAACTTTCGGTGCGTACCGAACAACTTCGCAGCCGCGATCGTTAA
- a CDS encoding RNA-guided endonuclease TnpB family protein — protein sequence MLILEAKLKGKTEQYNLIDEAIRTALFVRNKALRLWMDVKGSDKYDLNKYCAVLAKEFEFAKKLNSQARQASAERAWSAISRFFENCQKKVPGKKGFPRFKKRGHSVEYKTSGWKLSDDRKYLTLTDGFKIGRLKLIGSRDLSFYQVEQIKRIRLVKRADGYYAQFCVDVERREEIEPSKTTIGLDVGLNHFYTDSNGEVVENPKYLRKSERQLKKLQRQVSKRKKGSANRKKAIKRLAKKHLQVSRQRKDFAVKTARCVVRSNDLIAYENLQVRNMVKNHKLAKSINDASWSMFRQWVEYFGKVFGKVTVAVPPQYTSQNCSNCGKQVVKTLSQRTHRCGYCGTVLDRDHNAALNILARGINRVGHTQINAWGEFDLCQVDVSLVGKLSR from the coding sequence ATGCTAATACTCGAAGCAAAACTAAAAGGAAAGACAGAGCAGTATAACCTCATAGATGAGGCGATTCGTACCGCTCTGTTTGTCCGCAATAAGGCTTTGAGGCTATGGATGGATGTAAAAGGGAGCGATAAATACGACCTCAACAAATACTGCGCTGTACTTGCCAAAGAGTTTGAGTTTGCTAAAAAGTTAAATTCTCAAGCAAGACAAGCCAGTGCAGAAAGAGCGTGGTCTGCCATTAGTCGATTCTTTGAGAATTGCCAGAAGAAAGTACCCGGTAAAAAGGGCTTTCCGAGATTCAAAAAGCGCGGTCACTCTGTCGAATATAAAACTTCAGGATGGAAGCTTAGCGACGATCGGAAATACCTAACTTTGACCGATGGCTTCAAGATTGGCAGGCTCAAATTAATCGGTTCGCGCGATCTTAGCTTCTATCAAGTCGAGCAGATTAAGCGCATTAGACTGGTAAAGCGGGCTGATGGTTACTATGCTCAGTTCTGCGTTGATGTTGAGCGTAGAGAAGAGATTGAACCCTCAAAAACCACTATCGGGTTAGATGTTGGACTCAACCATTTCTACACTGATAGCAATGGTGAAGTTGTCGAGAATCCTAAATACCTTAGAAAATCGGAACGTCAACTCAAAAAGTTACAGCGCCAAGTTTCTAAGCGGAAGAAAGGATCGGCTAACCGCAAAAAAGCAATTAAGCGCTTAGCCAAGAAGCACTTGCAAGTAAGCAGGCAGCGTAAAGACTTTGCCGTTAAGACGGCAAGGTGCGTAGTTCGGTCTAACGACCTGATTGCCTACGAAAACCTGCAAGTGCGGAACATGGTCAAGAATCACAAGCTAGCTAAGTCTATCAACGATGCGAGTTGGTCAATGTTCCGGCAATGGGTTGAGTATTTTGGTAAGGTATTTGGCAAGGTAACAGTTGCAGTGCCTCCCCAATATACAAGCCAGAATTGTTCAAATTGCGGTAAGCAAGTTGTTAAAACATTGAGTCAACGAACTCATCGCTGTGGATATTGTGGCACTGTACTAGACCGCGACCATAATGCGGCACTGAATATCTTAGCTAGAGGCATAAATAGGGTAGGGCATACCCAAATCAACGCCTGGGGAGAGTTCGACCTCTGCCAAGTAGATGTAAGTCTAGTTGGTAAGTTGTCTCGCTGA
- the dacB gene encoding D-alanyl-D-alanine carboxypeptidase/D-alanyl-D-alanine-endopeptidase, producing the protein MFSRLPTALLLFSLGISAYTPIAAAEVATAQVCETERAQSLRAIVQRPEFARAQWGILLQPLDAPEPHYALNENAYFLPASTVKLLTTAAVLQRLGADYRIRTPIYIEGEAPALKRLILEGRGDPSLDSTQLQTLAAALKAQGVREIAELVVSDRYYSEASRTSSWEFEDLYFDYAPAISPLILNQNQFALTIAPRQTGETVGLSWEDAIAARQWQISNRAITVATEAEASGIEIQGIFGQPILEIAGSVAITEEPVTENISILNPSQYFLDTLRSRLEAEGIRIRSARAAQPGERWQQPEFFALESPPLTELIQTANQNSNNLYAEALLRLLGVNPEGKAAREVGISTLSETLSALGVDPESYRLADGSGLSRHNFVSPSALVQTLAKMAKTPNFADYRNSLAIAGVSGTLRNRFKNTPLQGKLWGKTGTMDGVSSLAGYLEVGRDRTYAFAIILNRSTLTPSAQRQAIDEIVLGLSALKNCSG; encoded by the coding sequence TTGTTTTCTCGACTCCCCACTGCCCTACTGTTATTCTCGCTGGGAATCTCTGCCTATACACCGATCGCGGCGGCAGAAGTTGCAACAGCGCAAGTCTGCGAAACCGAGAGAGCGCAAAGCCTTCGCGCGATCGTCCAGCGCCCGGAATTTGCCCGCGCCCAATGGGGTATCCTCCTGCAACCTTTAGACGCGCCCGAACCTCACTACGCCCTCAACGAAAACGCCTACTTTCTGCCCGCCTCCACCGTTAAATTATTGACCACAGCCGCCGTTTTGCAGCGTTTGGGGGCAGATTATCGCATCCGTACCCCCATCTACATCGAAGGGGAAGCACCCGCCTTAAAACGCTTAATTCTGGAGGGACGCGGCGATCCGAGTTTGGATAGCACCCAGTTACAAACGCTAGCCGCAGCCTTGAAAGCGCAGGGCGTGCGTGAAATTGCGGAGTTAGTCGTCAGCGATCGCTATTATTCCGAAGCCAGCCGCACGTCGAGTTGGGAGTTTGAAGACCTTTATTTTGACTACGCACCGGCGATTAGTCCGCTGATTCTCAATCAAAATCAGTTCGCACTCACGATTGCGCCCCGTCAGACGGGCGAAACGGTGGGATTAAGCTGGGAAGACGCGATCGCGGCACGACAATGGCAAATCTCGAATCGAGCCATAACTGTAGCGACAGAAGCCGAAGCGAGCGGTATTGAAATTCAGGGAATTTTCGGGCAACCGATCCTGGAAATTGCCGGAAGTGTGGCAATAACCGAAGAGCCTGTAACAGAAAATATATCAATACTCAACCCGTCTCAGTATTTTCTAGATACGTTGCGATCGCGTCTCGAAGCCGAAGGAATTCGCATCCGAAGCGCGCGCGCCGCCCAGCCGGGGGAACGATGGCAGCAACCGGAATTCTTCGCCCTCGAATCGCCGCCCCTAACCGAATTGATTCAAACCGCCAATCAAAACAGCAATAACCTTTACGCCGAAGCCTTACTGCGCCTCCTTGGTGTTAATCCAGAAGGGAAAGCAGCGCGAGAAGTCGGAATTTCTACCCTTAGCGAAACCCTAAGCGCCCTAGGAGTCGATCCCGAAAGCTATCGCCTCGCCGACGGTTCCGGATTATCCCGCCACAACTTCGTCAGTCCTAGCGCCCTCGTCCAAACCCTCGCGAAAATGGCGAAAACGCCTAACTTTGCCGACTACCGAAACTCCCTTGCGATCGCGGGCGTGAGTGGAACATTACGCAATCGCTTCAAAAATACGCCCCTACAAGGGAAACTCTGGGGGAAAACCGGAACGATGGACGGTGTATCGTCTCTAGCGGGATATCTCGAAGTCGGACGCGATCGCACCTATGCGTTTGCCATTATCCTCAATCGCAGCACCTTAACCCCCAGCGCGCAACGCCAAGCCATTGACGAAATCGTTTTAGGCTTATCTGCCTTAAAAAATTGCTCGGGGTAG
- a CDS encoding GAF domain-containing protein codes for MDGSTLHLDFAANLSRACQAINWDYAEVWISNPETKLLELSPVWYGHQSRNSARLDDLRKFQACSEKIVLSMDEGLPGRIWRSQQPQWIDDVSVQSESYFLRNQIAKAFNLKAGFGFPIFCDRCSIAIVIFFTDRACEEDPSLVQCAIAATSPLEHLNL; via the coding sequence ATGGATGGCTCCACACTTCATTTAGATTTTGCAGCTAACCTCAGTCGTGCTTGCCAAGCAATTAATTGGGACTATGCTGAAGTCTGGATATCCAATCCGGAGACAAAACTACTCGAACTCAGTCCGGTTTGGTATGGACATCAAAGCCGAAATAGCGCTCGTTTGGACGACCTGAGAAAGTTTCAAGCCTGTAGCGAAAAAATAGTTTTATCAATGGATGAAGGATTGCCGGGAAGAATTTGGCGATCGCAGCAACCTCAATGGATCGATGATGTTTCTGTCCAATCGGAAAGCTACTTTCTGCGCAACCAGATTGCCAAAGCATTCAATCTTAAAGCCGGATTTGGATTTCCAATTTTTTGCGATCGCTGCTCGATCGCAATTGTTATCTTTTTTACGGATCGTGCTTGCGAAGAAGACCCTAGTTTAGTGCAATGTGCGATCGCGGCAACATCTCCCCTCGAGCATCTAAATCTTTAA